Below is a window of Tolypothrix bouteillei VB521301 DNA.
TCCCCCGTGGCAATGTCGAACCTCTTTTAACAGAAGACTGTCCTGAAGCAGAACGCATCCGCAATCGCTTTACTGATTCAAATCCAGATTAGCTAATGGCTAATAGCTAATAGCTAATGGTTAAGAGCTAATTGCTAATGGATTTTTAGCAATTAGCAATTAGCTCTTAACCATCATTATTTCGTTCAAAGGCAGGGCAATAACCTTCAAGAGTTACCTTGAAGTTGTATAACGGGGACGAGGGGTTCCAACACCTTTGTCCCCTTTGGTGTCGGCATGTACCGCAACAGTCTACATCAGACCATGCAGGACGATCGCTATTTTGATTGAGAAGTTCTCTTTGTGTTAGCCCCCGCAACACAAGTTCTTCTCCTTGCCAACGGGCTTCGATTAAACCCGTGTCGGCAAATTGTCGCCAACGAGGATCGGCTGCGATCGCATCGGGAAGGGTTATGGTAACAACAGATGCTAGTTCAGTCAGTTCGCCTTCATAATTGGTTTCTGGAGGTGCAGGTTGTAAAAAAGTTTCGCCAATGGGTAACTCTACCAAAATTCCTGCATTTGGCGAATGGAGATGGTATCGGTTTTGTAACTCTTCTAAACTGGTCAAATCAGCTAGGTATGCGGTGGAACCGTGGACAAAAACAACGTGTTGGGGTCGCAAATTGTGAATGAGTTGGGTCGTACCGGGACCATCACTGTGTTGGGCGAGCAGGTAAGTTTCTATATTGGTGATTTCGGCGAATCTGTTATCTATTTTTATGTTGGCTTTTTCTGGAAATAGAGTTAACCAAGGACCTGTTCCTGGAACGCAGTACTCGTGTAAATCGGCATCAGCGTCAGTCAGGATAATACAAGGTAACTGACCGATCTCAGAACGCTGTTCGGATCGCACTCGGCGCACGCGAGGACGTATTCGTTCATCCCAAAACAGTGGTTGATGGCGAGCAAAGTTTTGGACTGAGGCTGGAAAATACGGTAGAAGTTCCAGGTAAGCATCACATCCAAGAGCGACAGTGCCATCAACCCAAATATCTAAATCCCGTCCCGTAAAATGGTGGTGGCTGCGTAGAAGCATGAGCAATTCTTGACCCAATCCCAAGGTAGAGGTTGGTAGAATTACGGAATGACGATCTGCGATCGCTCGGTTGATTCTTTCGGCTAGTTGGTTCTCTTGGCTGCGGCGGTGAGGATGGCGGGAAGTTCCGTAACTTCCTTCAACAATGAGGACATCTAACTCCAAACCCCGCAATTCCTCCAAACGCAAACCTTCGACCAAGCGGGAGTTAGATAGGAAAAAATCTCCCGTGTACAAAAGTTTGTAGGAACGTTCTGCCGTTGTATACGTCAGAAGAATTGCTACAGCTCCAGGGAGATGACCGGCAGGAAACAATTCTGCTACCAAACCATCTTTAAATTCCACAGGTGAGCGTAGGGGTAATGCCTGACAAAAAGATGGGGTATCCTCAAAATCTTGGTCTAGCCAACTTAGGGGTAGTAATTTACTAGTGACTTCGCTGGCGTATATCGGTAAAAGTGGAAATGTTTTATGAAGTGACAACAACCCCCTCGTATGGTCTGGATGGGCGTGAGTGACGAGTACTAAATCTGCTGGTAGCGGTGTGCTTCCCCGACGCGCTGATTTTTTCAACGATTTTGCCAGGGGAGAGATATCCGTCAAGCCACAATCCAGCAGAATGCGGTGCGGTCCCATCCGCACCAACAAGCAAACACCTTCGTTATCATGATGGACACCATAAGACAAACACTCTAACTCACTCGCTGTACCCCTTGTATCCACCCCAGAGGATAGTGATAGGCGATCGCTCATTTTTGCCTCCCCTCTAATTTCATGTTTTTAGCCAATCGCCAAAAGCCAAATTTGTAGGGGAGGACACTTGCATGGGCTGAGAACCAAAGTAAAGTGTTTGTTCCGGACAGAAACTGTGGAAGGTAAATCCATCCACAGAGAGCCCCTTGCAAGCTCAGTTAGACATCCCCATCGCATTGAAATGGCTTTTACTTGCCTATAGAGTCTATACCAAACTTGCCCTGGGTTTAAAAAAAGTCGGTAATGAAACTTAATCAAATTTTAAGCTTAAGATGGTGAGCGATTGCATTAAGGTGATGGTCAAATTAATGAGCAGAACCGTTGCCATGATAGTTATCTGAGTCATAGAATCCGTTCTTCGTACCAAAGATCAAGCACGAAATTGTGAAAATGACTGTTAAAGCAACTAAAATCAGCTTGACATCCATATGTTTGTTACCCTCTACTCTAAAGACTTTCTGATTCTAATAGTAGCGATTCCTGCTTTTAGAAAAATCCCCTGAAAGTCTTTACTATGTTGGGGACAATTCAGCAATGAGTAAATCTACCCCAAATCTTATTATTTTAGGTTTTTTGGGTGATGCTGTCTACTGTTTGAATACCGCTAGGCTGTGCGAGGAGCAGGGCGAATCAATTTGCCTCTACACAAACAAAGTCCCTCCCTTGTTCGCCAGTCCCGGTGGTCGCGGGAAACCCGCCGGAGCGGGCTGGACTCACCACCTGCGTGGACTTCATACAATACTCGTTCCGGTGGCTCCACCTGGGAATGCACATCTAGAGTCTCCGCCTCCCGCGATCGATATGCTATGCAAGACAGGCGAACGCATTTCCGTTCAAAGTTCCGAATTATTACTTATAATCACTGAGATAAATGATGGAAATAATACGTAAAATATTCTCATGCCGCAACCTGCTGATATCAGCACCAAGAAACTGATAAGCCTTGCATCGGACAACTGGGTCAAATGGGTGACTCAACTCCCCAACGTTGAAGTCAAAGAGATGATTAACTCAGAGTTTCAATGGATTAGCCGTGAAAATGATGTTTTAATCCGCGTTCAAAACCCTGAATACGGAGAATTTCTCGTGCTTAATGAGTTACAATTGCGCTACAAAACAAATCTGCCCAAACGAATGCGGGCTTATGCAGCGTTAGCCGAAGAAAAATACGATCTTCCTACATATCCGGTACTTATTAACATTCTTAAAGAAGGTGATCTGACAATTCCCACAAGCTTTCAATCCAACTTTGCAGGTTTACAAGCACGACAAGATTATCGGGTAATTAATCTTTGGGAGGTGGATGTTGAAATCGTGTTTCAACAATCCTTGGCGTCGTTATTGCCATTTGTACCCATTCTCAAAGGTGGTGCAGAACAATCTACCATACAAAAAGCTTTGCAAATTCTGCGTACTGACGAACAGTTAAGTCAGTTAGAAACGGTTTTAGCGTTTTTTGCTAGCTTTGTATTAGATACTGCTTTAGTACAACAAATCATGAGGTGGGATATGGCAGTTTTGAGAGAGTCTCCTTGGTATCAGGAAATATTAAAAGAGGGAGAAGCACGCGGTGAAGCACGCGGCGAAGCACGCGGTGAAGCACGCGGTGAAGCACGCGGTGAAGCACGCGGTGAAGCACGAGGACGGCGAGAGGAGAGGTTATCAAGCATTGAAATGCTTTTAGAAATGAAATTTGGCACACAAGCATTACAGTTAATGCCAGAAATTTCTCAAATTACCGATCTAGAGCAGTTGAAGACCATTCAGCAAGCTATAAAAACTGTCAATAACCCAGATGAATTGCGCCAATTGTTCTGAAGCTTTACAAAAATTGGTAGCCATAAGCTTTGCGAATTCTGCGTACTGACGAACAGTTACGTCAGTTAAAGACGGTTTTAGCGTTTTTTGCTAGTTTTTGTATTAGATACTGCTTCAGTACAACAAATCATGAGGTGGGATATGGTAGTTTTGAGAGAGTCTCCTTGGTATCAGGAAATATTAAAAGAGGGAGAAGCACGCGGCGAAGCACGTGGCGAAGCACGCGGTGAAGCACGCGGTGAAGAACGAGGACGGCGAGAGGAGAGGTTATCAAGCATTGAAATGCTTCTGGAAATGAAATTTGGTACACAAGCATTACAGTTAATGCCAGAAATTTCTCAAATTACCAATCTAGAGCAGTTAAAAACCATTCAGCAAGCTATAAAAACTGTCAATAACCCAGAGGAATTGCGCCAGTTGTTCTAAGCTTTTACAGAAATAGGGAGCCATTTAAATGATGTGAGTTGTTCCACCTCCAATACGACTCGGATAAGCAGACATTAGAACCCCGGTTTTTTGAAGCAACCGGGGCTGTGACACAACAAAGCGATCGCATTTCCGGTAAAACTTTCGATTTCTTACGTGCGATTCCTAAGATAATTGATTATAGCGGTTTTCACTTGAGTGAAGTACAGATTTATCCGCGTTGGTCTGCTACAGGCTGCGGTTTCATAACTTTTTTATGTATTGCTCCCAATTGAAAACTGCGATAAATTAATGCACAATTTTCATGCCTGCCGCAATTACTGATATTATCACCAAGAAACTGATAGCTTTGCAAACCGCGATCGCACGTGAATGCAGTTACTCATTCAAGTCTGAACGAATGTTCAAGGTTGTTGGAAATTAGCTCGCAGAGTGTGTAGAATTTCTTGAGATAATCGTGGTAATTTCTACTATAATCTTGGATGATTTAGACCCGGTTCCGACGGCTTTATAATTCTTTATATTTTACTCTTTTCTTCTCTTTTTTCGCGTTTTGCGAAGACAGCGCTACTACGAACAGAATAAAGATACTTTATACATAATAGTGTTTTTTTCTTTCCCACTACTTACCTCACTCTTCTTCACTAACTTCAAAGTTAACCCGTGCGTAAATATCTTTAAAGCTTATTTGGAAATCTACAGAATTTAAGACTAAAACTGCCTCTTCCCCTTCATATTCTTTAAAAGTCCATTCTCCTTCTGTTTTTTTGAAATATTGTTCGATAGAAAAACTATACTGGTCAATTAATATATATTCTTGAAAAGCGGGAATTGAACGATAGTATTTAAATTTATCTGTTTTGTCAAAGGCTTGAGTCGATTTGGATAAGACTTCAACAATTAACATTGGATTAGTAATAGCTGTTTTGTTATTTCCTTCATACACGGGTTCTTCTTTAACAACCATGACATCAGGATAAGTATAGAGCCGATAACGATGTATCCAGAGTTTTACGTCTACCATATATACCTCATAATCTTTCTCTTGTAGTGTCAAGGGAAACTTTCTACAAAAATTGAGTGCAATTTTATTATGGTTAGTTGTTCCTCCTGGCATTGGAATAATTTCTCCATCTATATATTCACTTCTAAATTCTGCTTGCTCTTCTAATTCCAGATATTCCTGTGGCGTGTAATAGCGTTTTTCTACTTGTAAGACCATAATTTACCTCAATAAGCTAATAAGTTTATAACTTGTACAGCCTTAGTAAATTGACTTTTTGTGGGGTAGGTGTGCTCACCCGCCCTGCTATGCATTCTTCAATATGTACTATTTATATAGTACTGTATTGAGAAAACGGATTCTTTTTCAACCGCAGAGCACTCTGAGAGGATATCTGAAAAGTGTTAGGCAATAGACATAGGCGTGAAAAAGATGTAAGGGCGCAATGCCTTGCGCCCCTACTAAAGCTTTTGGGTAACGCATAATTAATCTCTGGAGATGTCTAATATAATTCGCTACTATACAAACAAAATTTACGGTGGCTGGTAAAGCCGAAAAATCAAGGTTTTCAAAGCCACGCAGGTGGGTTTCGCCTGTATAGACGCGATTACAAACATCGCCAAAACCCGATTCCGATTCTAAATGCGTTGAAAAATCACGGAAAGATTATTAGCTGGCATTTGGTAAGTTTTTACTAAAGTCAGATTTTGTGTCCTCGCTGTATCTACAACATCGTTGAGGTCCCGCACGCCCCATTCTGAATTTTGCGCTCGCAATGACTCGTCAAAAGCTATATTACTTGAGGCTGTATGTTTTCCATCGACTTTAAATGGTCCGTACATATATAAGATGCCTCGAGGTGGTAGGATGCGATTGGCACCTGCCATAAGTCCCAAGCAAGCAGACCACGGTGCAATGTGTACCATATTTATATTAACTATGGATGTTATTGGTGTGTCATTTAAGTCATCAAAATGAGACCATCTTGGTGATGCGTCTTTTTCTACTGACCAAACTGGCGCACAAACATCAATCTCAATAGGTGGATAAAGATTTTCGCACCGAAAGTTTGCAGACCATGCAGCAATACTGGCGCGTAATTGCGGATTGGGTTCGGAGGGTAACCATTTACGGGGCTTTAGGCGTGGAGCAAAAAAGACGGCGTGTTCTCCCGTACCGCTTGCTACTTCCAAAATAGTACCGTTCGCTGGCAGTACGTTCACAAGAACTTCCAAAATAGGTTCGCGGTTACGCTGCGTTGCAGGTGCGTATTTTCGAGCCTCGTCATTTGTCATTTGTCTTTGTTTCTAATTTTCCTATCGTTGACTTAGTTTTTGGTTGACACTGTAAAAAATAATAATCATAATATGGGAATGCGGCTTAAATCTTGCCATAATATTATTAAAACAAAGCACGTCTGCCATAGGTTTTAAAGCATAGCATCGGATTCTTACAGTCATCCAAAAGAATTTGCGAGTGCCAAGTATTAGGCATCGGGTATGAAAAACTGAAGCAGAAGCAAAACGGGTTTGTCAGTATATAATGTTTACTTTAATGACCAAAAAAGGATGAAGGATAAAGGATGAAGGCTGAAAAATCAGTTGATAGACCTACGACTTACTTCATACCTCATACTTCATTTGAATAACTGAAAACTATGATTAAGCTTGGTTCACTGGTACAGTCCCGCAACAATGATTTGGGGATAGGAAAAGTTACTGAAATATTATCTAACGCCGATGCAAATGTTGAGTATTTCTGCTCGGTAGGACAGCGAATCGAAAAAACTTTACACTTAAGTTCGTTGTGTGCAGTTAAGTTACAGCCTCAAACTCGGTGTTATACGATGTCGTCCACCCTGGAGTCTTGGGTAATTGGCAGAATCTCCGCTTGGGATGAAGAGAGCGAACATTATCAAATTGACTTACCAGATAAGAAAACTATCTTTGCGACTGAAGAGGAAATTTATGTCCGTTGCAATCGCTTAAGGGCAAATCCTATCGAAATTTTGGCTATAAAGGGTCATGAAACACCCTATTTCCACGATAGAAGATTGGCTTTTTACAAATGCTTGATTCAGCAACGTGCTGTAAGTCGCGGGATGACCGGACTGTTGAGCGCAAATATTGAGCTTTATCCCCATCAAGTGGAAGTGGTTCGACGGGTACTGGAAGACCCGGTTCAACGATACCTGCTAGCGGATGAGGTGGGTTTGGGAAAAACGATTGAGGCTGGAGCTATTCTTCGTCAATACCTGTTGGATGAGTCTTCTGGAGATGCTGCAGTCATAGCTCCGCAGTATTTAGTAGAACAATGGCGTACTGAGTTGGAAAAGTTTTACATTTCCCACTTTCCCAACAGGGTGAAAGTAGTCGCTGTTGAGGATGTGAGTCAATTGAGTCCAAATGCTAAGTTGGGTTTCCTCATTTTAGATGAAGCTCACAACATTGCTGCTATGGCAAAGTCTTCCGACTCTTTGCAACGCAAGTGTTTTGAACGTTGCAAAATCCTGGCTCATAAAAGCGATCGCTTGCTATTACTTTCTGCGACTCCTGTTGTCAATCGCGAACAAGATTTCCTCGCAATGCTTCACTTGCTCGATCCAACAGCTTATCAACTTGACGATCTAGATGGTTTTTGCGATCGCGTTCAAAAACGCCAAGATATTGGTAGAGTGCTGCTGTCTTTTAAAGAAGGCGCTAACCCCTTTGTTCTTAAAACCAATCTCAAACAACTCCGCAACCTGTTTGCTGAAGATAAGTATTTATTGAATCTGGTAGACAAATTGGAGAATTGTTTGGAAGCAAACGATACTGAGCGAGATAAGATAGTTCGAGCGATTCGCACTCACATCAGCGATACTTACAGGCTCCACCGTCGCATGCTTCGCAACCGTCGCGCCTCGGTAGAAGATGTGATTTTTGACCGCAATATTACGCCTAAGGTAGAGTATGACTTAGATGAGCGATCGCTTGAAATCCACGAACTCATTGATGAATGGCGTAGTGTCGCCCCTCATGAGGAGCAGTATCAAAAGATTTTTCTGCTGTTCTTCCTAGCATCTGGGACTTGGTTGGGCATTTTAGAACAGGTCATTGCTGCGCGTTTAAGCAGTAAAACTCATGCTAAACTCATCCAGGAGTTTGGTGAAGAGAATGTTCGCATTTTGACTGCAACTCCCAAATTTTCAGGGGAAGAAGCGATTTTAGAGTCTTTACTCAAAATTATTCGTCAACCTGTAGAAGATGGACAACGCACGGAAACTTTGAAAACAGTGCTGTTGAATCAGCTAGCTGCGTACTTTAAACTTCCAGCCTCAGTTCGGAGAAATAAAGGTGAATTACTCACAAGGATACAGCAGAGAATTCGCCGACCAATTTCTGAAGATGTCCTTCCGAAATTTGTTATTTTTACCAGTTTTGTGCAAAGCTGCACTGAAATTGTGCGATCTTTGTCAGATACCTTTGGAGTAGAGACAGTCGCCAGCCATCAGTTTGGGGAATCAAGAGAAAAGATTGAGAAAAATATAAATAGGTTCAAGACTAACCCAAACTGTTTTATTTTGGTATGCGATCGCTCGGGAGAAGAAGGACGCAATCTCCAGTTTGCTGATTGGTTAATTCACTACGACCTCCCTTGGTCGCCCAATCAATTAGAGCAAAGAATTGGTAGAATCGACCGTATTGGTAGCAAAATAGGCGTTCAATCCTGTGCGTTGCTCGGTCCCTATTTAGAAGATAGCCCCCACAATGCTTGGTATCAGGTCTTGAAAGAGGGATTTGAGATTTTCCAGCAATCAATTGCGAGCTTACAGTTTTATGTAGATGAAAAAATGGCAGAATTGGAAACAGTTTTGTTTCAATCGGGTTCGGCTGGATTGTTGGAAATAACCAAACAAATTCAAGAACAAATAAAGAACGAGATCGTAAAAATTAGCGAACAAAATGCTTTAGATGAAATTGATGCAAGCGATGAAGGCGCTACTCAGTATTTTCAAGAGCTAGATAATTATGATGCAAAGCATTCAGAAATAAAACGAGCTATTGAATCTTGGATGTGCGATGCGTTGGGATTTAAGCCAATCAATGATTCCAATTCATTAGAAGTGCGGCGCTATCAACCCACAACTCGCACGTTGGTTCCCGTGGATGATTTGAAAACTCGCTTTGCTAAGAGTTATCTAGACCAATTTGGCACTTATAACCGCAGGGTAGCCAATCAAAATCCAGGAATTAAACTCTTTCGTTTGGGAGAGGGATTGATAAACTCCCTCTTAAGTTATGTAGACTGGGATGACCGAGGTCAAGCTTTTGCCATGTGGCGTGCGGATGCATCTTGGGATGCAGCTCTTGGGATGGAATGGTTTGGGTTTCGATGCAATTACGTAGTGGAAGCCAACTTAAAAACTGCCAAACAAATTTTAAAAGAGAATGAGTTAGGGGCTTCTAAGTACAAAATTTTGCAGCGACGTGTTGATGCTTTATTTCCGCCAATTATCGAAACTATATTTATTGATGGTCGCCACCAGCCAATGAGTTTGGTTGAAGATGAAAAGCTTTTAAATATACTGCGGCGTCCGTATAACAATAAAAGCTATCCATACCGAGATTACAATTTAGCAAAGGAAGACGTAGAAATTATTGAAGATTTTGTTGATGCAAGTCAATGGCAAAAGTTTTGCTATCTAGCACACAAGACATCTTCGGAATTACTCGCCCGTCGTCCCGATTTTATCGACTTGTGCAAACGGTACGCTCTGGTTGCGGAGAAAAAGTTAGGTTCTCGAGAAGAACAGCTGCGCCTGCGTCTGAATAGACAAAGTAGCGATCGCTTGTTAGGTGAAGAATTGGAGATAGAAAAAGCTCTAAATGCAGCCATTTTAGAGGGAATTCGCCAACCTCTGGTGAGACTTGATTCTGTCGGTTTCATCATTGTATCCGGGCGAGCTCCCGTCACCTCTGAGTGGAAAAATAAGCTATGACTGATTCCTTCCCAGAACTTGGAGAAATTCTACAAACAGGTAATATCCCCACAGATACGAGCCGTTTTTTAGAACCCTGTCAGCGACGTTTACTTGATGCGCTGCGTGACTCACCAAAACCAGCAGATATCGCCTCACTTGTGCGCCATGTGCTGCGACGGGAAGATGAACGACTTCGCGTCACATCTCAAACTCTGCTCAAAGTCCCTCGGAGAAACTATTTTCCCAACCGGAATCTTTGGCAGCAAGCTGGTATAACTGTTCTGGGAGAGGAAAAAGACTATTACTGGATTAGTGCTAATTCTTGGCAACCGGAATGGCTCGATTTTAGCACCGAATATCCTCCAGATGCGCCACTGTGTGAAGAAGCAATCCGGCGTAACTATGAACCAGTCAGAGGCGATCCGTTTTTAGATCTCGTGCAATTAGATGCTTACCGCAGTCTCGGACAACGAGAAGCGATTCACGCGATTTTAACGGCTCCTCCCAAATCAACTTTGGTAGTAAATTTACCTACAGGTGCAGGAAAAAGCCTTTGCGCTCAACTTCCTGCACTTTTAGAATCTCAAACTGCGGGTGTCAGCGTTGTCGTTGTACCGACAACAGCACTTGCAATTGACCAAGAAAGGGCATTAAGACCGTTAATCAGACATGATACGGCATATTACAGCGATAAATCCTTAGAAGCACAGCGTAAGAGACAAGAAATACGCCAGCGAATTCGTCTTGGAACACAACGCATCATCTTCACTTCTCCAGAAAGTCTCATAGAATCCCTAGCATCATCTCTTTATGAAGCTGCAAATTTAGGTTTTTTAAGATATCTGATCGTTGATGAAGCGCACATGATTGAACAGTGGGGCGATGATTTTCGCCCTGCATTTCAAGAAATTCCTGGCTTGCGAAGAGATTTACTGCGTCTGACTCCCTTTACCACATTATTGCTAACTGCAACTTTAACAGCATCTTGCGTGGATACTTTAGGAAGCTTATTTAGAGATCCAGGAGAATTTCAAGTTATATCCGCCGTACAGTTACGCCCGGAACCTGCGTACTGGTTCGCTTATTGCCAAACTGAAGAAATTAGAACGCAACGACTGATTGAAGCAGTTTTTCACCTTCCACGTCCACTTATTATCTATACAACAAAAGTGGCTGATGTCAAAGCTTGGGCGAGGGAATTATCTCGTGCTGGATTCAAAAGATACGCAGTCATGACGGGTGAATCGACTCCAGAAGAGAGATTGCAACTCATTCAAGATTGGCGAGAAAGAAAAGTTGACATAGTTGTTGCAACTTCCGCTTTTGGATTGGGTGTAGACCAATCAGATGTCCGGGGAGTGATTCATGCTTGTATTCCCGAAAATATTGACCGTTTTTACCAAGAAGTGGGGCGAGGGGGTAGAGACGGTAAAGCATCGATATCACTGACATTACATACCCGCGATGATGTAGAAGTTGCTAAAGCCCTGAATGAAAAATCAACAATTAGCATTGAGAGAGGTATGGAACGATGGCAAAGTATGTTCTATAGAAAAACAAAAGTACCTGAAAAAGGGTTTCGCGTACCGATAAACATACCTCCTTCTTTGCGCGAGAAAGATATAGATATGAACAGCCCGCAAAATACTGCTTGGAATATTCACACTCTCACATTAATGAGTCGAGCAGGTTTAATAGAGATGGACTCAGAAGAACCTCCCAATTTCAAAAACTTTGAATCAGATACAGCATATCATGAAGCAGTAGAGAAACATAGAAATTGTCGGATAATTCGCATCTTGGATGAATGTCATCTCAACCGAGATATTTGGGAAGAGAAAATAGAACCACTCCGTCAAGAACGTCAAAGATGGAGTTATAAAAACTTGCAATT
It encodes the following:
- a CDS encoding Uma2 family endonuclease, whose amino-acid sequence is MVLQVEKRYYTPQEYLELEEQAEFRSEYIDGEIIPMPGGTTNHNKIALNFCRKFPLTLQEKDYEVYMVDVKLWIHRYRLYTYPDVMVVKEEPVYEGNNKTAITNPMLIVEVLSKSTQAFDKTDKFKYYRSIPAFQEYILIDQYSFSIEQYFKKTEGEWTFKEYEGEEAVLVLNSVDFQISFKDIYARVNFEVSEEE
- a CDS encoding MBL fold metallo-hydrolase, with translation MSDRLSLSSGVDTRGTASELECLSYGVHHDNEGVCLLVRMGPHRILLDCGLTDISPLAKSLKKSARRGSTPLPADLVLVTHAHPDHTRGLLSLHKTFPLLPIYASEVTSKLLPLSWLDQDFEDTPSFCQALPLRSPVEFKDGLVAELFPAGHLPGAVAILLTYTTAERSYKLLYTGDFFLSNSRLVEGLRLEELRGLELDVLIVEGSYGTSRHPHRRSQENQLAERINRAIADRHSVILPTSTLGLGQELLMLLRSHHHFTGRDLDIWVDGTVALGCDAYLELLPYFPASVQNFARHQPLFWDERIRPRVRRVRSEQRSEIGQLPCIILTDADADLHEYCVPGTGPWLTLFPEKANIKIDNRFAEITNIETYLLAQHSDGPGTTQLIHNLRPQHVVFVHGSTAYLADLTSLEELQNRYHLHSPNAGILVELPIGETFLQPAPPETNYEGELTELASVVTITLPDAIAADPRWRQFADTGLIEARWQGEELVLRGLTQRELLNQNSDRPAWSDVDCCGTCRHQRGQRCWNPSSPLYNFKVTLEGYCPAFERNNDG
- a CDS encoding membrane protein; the protein is MDVKLILVALTVIFTISCLIFGTKNGFYDSDNYHGNGSAH
- the dpdE gene encoding protein DpdE, which produces MIKLGSLVQSRNNDLGIGKVTEILSNADANVEYFCSVGQRIEKTLHLSSLCAVKLQPQTRCYTMSSTLESWVIGRISAWDEESEHYQIDLPDKKTIFATEEEIYVRCNRLRANPIEILAIKGHETPYFHDRRLAFYKCLIQQRAVSRGMTGLLSANIELYPHQVEVVRRVLEDPVQRYLLADEVGLGKTIEAGAILRQYLLDESSGDAAVIAPQYLVEQWRTELEKFYISHFPNRVKVVAVEDVSQLSPNAKLGFLILDEAHNIAAMAKSSDSLQRKCFERCKILAHKSDRLLLLSATPVVNREQDFLAMLHLLDPTAYQLDDLDGFCDRVQKRQDIGRVLLSFKEGANPFVLKTNLKQLRNLFAEDKYLLNLVDKLENCLEANDTERDKIVRAIRTHISDTYRLHRRMLRNRRASVEDVIFDRNITPKVEYDLDERSLEIHELIDEWRSVAPHEEQYQKIFLLFFLASGTWLGILEQVIAARLSSKTHAKLIQEFGEENVRILTATPKFSGEEAILESLLKIIRQPVEDGQRTETLKTVLLNQLAAYFKLPASVRRNKGELLTRIQQRIRRPISEDVLPKFVIFTSFVQSCTEIVRSLSDTFGVETVASHQFGESREKIEKNINRFKTNPNCFILVCDRSGEEGRNLQFADWLIHYDLPWSPNQLEQRIGRIDRIGSKIGVQSCALLGPYLEDSPHNAWYQVLKEGFEIFQQSIASLQFYVDEKMAELETVLFQSGSAGLLEITKQIQEQIKNEIVKISEQNALDEIDASDEGATQYFQELDNYDAKHSEIKRAIESWMCDALGFKPINDSNSLEVRRYQPTTRTLVPVDDLKTRFAKSYLDQFGTYNRRVANQNPGIKLFRLGEGLINSLLSYVDWDDRGQAFAMWRADASWDAALGMEWFGFRCNYVVEANLKTAKQILKENELGASKYKILQRRVDALFPPIIETIFIDGRHQPMSLVEDEKLLNILRRPYNNKSYPYRDYNLAKEDVEIIEDFVDASQWQKFCYLAHKTSSELLARRPDFIDLCKRYALVAEKKLGSREEQLRLRLNRQSSDRLLGEELEIEKALNAAILEGIRQPLVRLDSVGFIIVSGRAPVTSEWKNKL
- the dpdF gene encoding protein DpdF, producing the protein MTDSFPELGEILQTGNIPTDTSRFLEPCQRRLLDALRDSPKPADIASLVRHVLRREDERLRVTSQTLLKVPRRNYFPNRNLWQQAGITVLGEEKDYYWISANSWQPEWLDFSTEYPPDAPLCEEAIRRNYEPVRGDPFLDLVQLDAYRSLGQREAIHAILTAPPKSTLVVNLPTGAGKSLCAQLPALLESQTAGVSVVVVPTTALAIDQERALRPLIRHDTAYYSDKSLEAQRKRQEIRQRIRLGTQRIIFTSPESLIESLASSLYEAANLGFLRYLIVDEAHMIEQWGDDFRPAFQEIPGLRRDLLRLTPFTTLLLTATLTASCVDTLGSLFRDPGEFQVISAVQLRPEPAYWFAYCQTEEIRTQRLIEAVFHLPRPLIIYTTKVADVKAWARELSRAGFKRYAVMTGESTPEERLQLIQDWRERKVDIVVATSAFGLGVDQSDVRGVIHACIPENIDRFYQEVGRGGRDGKASISLTLHTRDDVEVAKALNEKSTISIERGMERWQSMFYRKTKVPEKGFRVPINIPPSLREKDIDMNSPQNTAWNIHTLTLMSRAGLIEMDSEEPPNFKNFESDTAYHEAVEKHRNCRIIRILDECHLNRDIWEEKIEPLRQERQRWSYKNLQLMREALRAKRCLSEIFAEAYTITKSPTSSVKNSVVVSRACGGCPVCRKEGVTPFSGIMPSSRPVWHEPKLFLSAEVERLFAGEHLMLIFYDSLEQLNKMRRGSKLFQWFIEQGIKNIVISQEHQHFIKDINRISKTLVFLFESYEPIRMARIPTLIFHPPGEPLNYRYLSNNHTSRVQRIILLPMNAPDPNREDRLLINIFSEKQFKFETFCTEISI
- a CDS encoding DUF938 domain-containing protein, with translation MTNDEARKYAPATQRNREPILEVLVNVLPANGTILEVASGTGEHAVFFAPRLKPRKWLPSEPNPQLRASIAAWSANFRCENLYPPIEIDVCAPVWSVEKDASPRWSHFDDLNDTPITSIVNINMVHIAPWSACLGLMAGANRILPPRGILYMYGPFKVDGKHTASSNIAFDESLRAQNSEWGVRDLNDVVDTARTQNLTLVKTYQMPANNLSVIFQRI
- a CDS encoding transposase — its product is MPQPADISTKKLISLASDNWVKWVTQLPNVEVKEMINSEFQWISRENDVLIRVQNPEYGEFLVLNELQLRYKTNLPKRMRAYAALAEEKYDLPTYPVLINILKEGDLTIPTSFQSNFAGLQARQDYRVINLWEVDVEIVFQQSLASLLPFVPILKGGAEQSTIQKALQILRTDEQLSQLETVLAFFASFVLDTALVQQIMRWDMAVLRESPWYQEILKEGEARGEARGEARGEARGEARGEARGEARGRREERLSSIEMLLEMKFGTQALQLMPEISQITDLEQLKTIQQAIKTVNNPDELRQLF